One genomic segment of Clostridium saccharoperbutylacetonicum N1-4(HMT) includes these proteins:
- the sigI gene encoding RNA polymerase sigma factor SigI produces the protein MLECVLIDLNVDKNTSINELIENHMPFIIKSISEVTGRYVSCENDEELSVGLLGFHEAIERYDNEKGHFLSYAKLVIGSRIKNYLKSENKHQHSSLDDLLDKGVDIKDEYFEPKEDNSLLLEQINKLKTEIGSFGFTFEDLVNEAPKQQATRKNAIMLAEQISVEEEFTSFMYLKKRLPITRIVAKFSVTEKVIKRSKKFIISVVIIIDKNLNALKNWIRK, from the coding sequence ATGCTTGAATGTGTTTTAATAGATTTAAATGTTGATAAGAACACAAGTATCAATGAACTTATAGAGAATCATATGCCTTTTATTATTAAAAGTATTTCAGAAGTAACTGGAAGATATGTATCTTGTGAGAATGATGAAGAACTTAGTGTTGGATTGCTAGGATTTCACGAGGCTATTGAAAGATATGATAATGAGAAAGGCCATTTTCTATCATATGCAAAACTTGTTATAGGAAGTAGAATTAAAAATTATTTGAAAAGCGAAAATAAGCATCAACATTCATCTCTTGATGATTTATTAGATAAGGGAGTTGACATAAAAGATGAGTATTTTGAGCCTAAAGAAGATAATAGTTTACTACTAGAACAAATAAACAAGCTTAAAACTGAGATCGGTTCGTTCGGTTTTACATTTGAAGATTTGGTAAATGAGGCTCCCAAACAACAAGCTACAAGAAAAAATGCAATTATGTTAGCAGAACAAATTAGTGTAGAAGAAGAATTTACTTCGTTTATGTATTTGAAGAAGAGATTGCCTATTACAAGAATAGTAGCAAAGTTTTCTGTTACAGAAAAGGTAATAAAAAGAAGTAAAAAATTTATTATTTCTGTGGTTATTATAATTGATAAAAACCTTAATGCTTTAAAAAATTGGATCAGAAAGTAG
- a CDS encoding molecular chaperone DnaJ translates to MDPYKVLDIDETASQDEIRDKFKSMIEEYSENQDETTRQKILSISAAYEKILNGDLYKEIRELIDKKNFVEAEAKLNLINNANSSEWNYLQGFISVQKGWFESGLNYLKKSVELEPDNYEYLNSLNKLQSRMIDYMKKYSQKNIKANSNNMNACGGDNSNNGGMC, encoded by the coding sequence TTGGATCCATATAAAGTTTTAGATATCGATGAAACTGCGTCACAGGACGAAATAAGAGATAAATTTAAATCTATGATTGAAGAATATTCAGAGAATCAAGATGAAACAACAAGGCAAAAAATATTAAGTATAAGTGCTGCATATGAAAAGATTTTAAATGGTGACTTGTATAAAGAAATTAGAGAATTAATTGACAAAAAAAATTTCGTAGAAGCTGAAGCTAAATTGAATTTGATTAATAATGCAAATTCATCAGAGTGGAATTATTTACAAGGATTTATTTCTGTTCAAAAAGGATGGTTTGAAAGTGGGTTAAATTACTTAAAAAAATCAGTTGAGCTGGAACCAGATAATTATGAATATTTAAATAGCCTAAATAAGCTACAATCAAGAATGATTGATTACATGAAAAAATATTCTCAGAAGAATATAAAAGCAAATTCAAATAATATGAATGCTTGTGGCGGAGATAACAGTAATAATGGAGGTATGTGTTAA